Genomic DNA from Nonomuraea rubra:
TAGATCTCCAGCATGCACAGAGACTACGCCCGCCACAGGCGAAGAGATCAAGGGCGAGATTTCCCCTGGCGGAAGGTGCGCGTTACCGCCCGGGGCACCACCCCGCCACGTACGGCGATCAAGGTGCTGGTCATGTCCCACCCCACCCTCGACCGCCGCGCGCTGCTCACGGCGGCCATCGCCGCCCCGGCCGCCGGCGCCCTCACCGGCACGGCCGCGTCCCCGGCCCACGCCTCGTCCCACGCCTCGTCCCACGGCGGCAGGTTCGACCGCGAGAGCCCCCGCTTCACGATCGGCGTGCTGCCCGACACGCAGTACCTCTTCGACGAGGACCGCTCCGACCCCGCCCCCGTGCGCCAGACGTTCCGCTTCCTCACCGGCGACGAACGCGAGAGCAGGAACATCGCGTTCATGACCCACTTGGGGGACGTCACCGAGCACGGCACGGAGGAGGAGATCGCGCTGGCCTCCGACACGTTCAGATCCCTGGACGGGCGGCTCTCCTACAGCGTCCTGGCCGGCAACCACGACGTGACCGGCGCCGACGACCAGCGCGGCGACAGCGCCTACCTGAAGGCGTTCGGCCCGTCCCGCTTCGCCCGCATGTCCACCTTCCGCGGCGCGTCGCCCGACGGCTACAACAGCTACCACGTGCTCGACGCGGGCGGCCGGCAGTGGCTGGTGCTGGCGCTCGACTGGCGCGTCTCCGACAAGGGCCTGCGCTGGGCGCAGGACGTCATCGACGCCAACAGGACGCTGCCCGCCATCCTCACCACCCACGACCTGGCCTGGGCGGACGAGGCCGGCGTGGCCGCCCTGTCGCAGCACGGGCAGCGGCTCTGGGACGCCTTCATCAGGCGCAACGACCAGATCTTCCTCACGCTTAACGGCCACTACTGGCCCTCCGGGCGTACCGTGCTCAAGAACGACGCCGGCCACGACGTGCACGTGCACCTCGCCAACTACCAGGACCGCTACTACGGCGGCGCCGGCATGGTCCGGCTCTACGCGTTCGACCTCGTCCGCAACGTCATCGACGTGGAGACGCTGTCGCCGTGGCTGCTGGACCGCGACCCCGAGGACCGCACCCCGCTGGAGGCCGAGCACCTGGAGCTGACCGGCCCGGTGGACCGCTTCAGCATCGAGCTGGACTT
This window encodes:
- a CDS encoding LamG-like jellyroll fold domain-containing protein, with protein sequence MRVTARGTTPPRTAIKVLVMSHPTLDRRALLTAAIAAPAAGALTGTAASPAHASSHASSHGGRFDRESPRFTIGVLPDTQYLFDEDRSDPAPVRQTFRFLTGDERESRNIAFMTHLGDVTEHGTEEEIALASDTFRSLDGRLSYSVLAGNHDVTGADDQRGDSAYLKAFGPSRFARMSTFRGASPDGYNSYHVLDAGGRQWLVLALDWRVSDKGLRWAQDVIDANRTLPAILTTHDLAWADEAGVAALSQHGQRLWDAFIRRNDQIFLTLNGHYWPSGRTVLKNDAGHDVHVHLANYQDRYYGGAGMVRLYAFDLVRNVIDVETLSPWLLDRDPEDRTPLEAEHLELTGPVDRFSIELDFDERFAGFAPRTPPPARPARAVMPRGTVAYWRFDAEGLPAAGTDGAVVPAGTVARDLTGRGNDLTMELLHASAPETLKWSAEHHEGQPAHASLRFDGGKSPDRGAVLRSGAGAPINSMTFESGYTIEAFIKLPEPFEGDHAWMGILSWEGRSGDAGKTSGWSPDEPTCSLNLSPERFLQYVVYPTDRDADPTSWSHALPVGRWMHVAVVNDARRTIVYVDGSTISRNPSRPSKGISTLGRPFAIGGTQFALKYGQGFYGWIGDVRIVARALRPKEFLTPYV